In Camelina sativa cultivar DH55 chromosome 17, Cs, whole genome shotgun sequence, the genomic stretch ttttttttttttttttttttttttttttttttttaaattcctaGTAGTAAAAGCAGAGTCGAATGCTTGGTTTGTATTCAAAGACACTTCACCTTcaattttgtgaaaatatatatggttgattgttttctttatgATTGTCCATGGAGAATCCTACAAGTTTTAGCTAAaacatttacaaatatatatggaTGGACACAACCTTGTGAACAATGGGATTGACCAGCTTCAAACATATATCTGAGGTTCACAAAAACAATACAGTAGGATTGTACAAAATTAACAGCAATTTAAAAGATGTTAAAAATTTGTTACGGAACTACGATAAAAATCTCAAACTACTACGGCAGTCTGCCGATATGACTGGCtgctatatataataaaccatgATACAAGAACTTGTTTGGatgaatcaaaaaaattaaatgttggCGAAATCAATGGTTTTCTTCCCGTCGTGACCTTTTCTGAAGAAATGTTTGACGTAATCGGTATAACGAACATCTCTATAAACCGGTTTCTCCCCATTAGCGATCACTTCAAGAAGAGGACCGATCACAGACTCTGGTTTCGGGTTCACGAAAATAGGTATAGAGATTCTGTTATTAGCACCGTTGGCTAAGACACGATGCTCAACACTTTTGTAACGACCGTTACTCATGATTTGCATTGCGTCTCCGATGTTGATGACTAGTGATCCGGAGATGGGAGGCACGTTAACCCATCTATCCGTGGTGAGGGAACGAACGTGGAGACCACCTATCTGGTCTTGTAAGAGGATTGTGAGCGTGGAGACGTCAGAGTGACGTCCAACTCCTACCGTGAGGTCTGGGTTAGGACAAATCGGGTAATAGTTGAGGTTGATACGTGTTGAACCCATGAAGAGTGACTCTTTTGTCTCGTCTATATCTTTCACGTTTAGATTCTCGCCTAGAAACTGTAAGAGTCTCTTCACTAGCGGTTTAGACTCGTTCATGTACTCTAGAGTTTCTTGCctgacaaaaaaatttgtggtaACAATTTGATAAGAAATGTACGTAAAAAGTTTTATAACGTTTGTATCATATTTTACCTGCAAGCGTCAGGCCAAAATTGTGATGCTTCAACTTCAGAGACAAAGATAATCTTTCCACTCGAGAGCTTTCTCAGCATGAGGACTAAAACTTGTACCGTATCTCACATTTGCTGACAAAGAGTTCTCTCTTGACAACTTCCTTTTCTCTTCCACCGGTAAACCAAAGAATCTGTGCGTAGCTGCTTTCATATTTTCAAGAACTTCCATCGAAACGCCATGGTTGATCACTTGAAAGAAACCCCATTCTTCCGCAGCATCACATATGGCCTTCGAGACACTCTTCTCATCAGAATTTGACATGTCGATTACCGGTATGGATTCTTCTGTTTTGTCGTTTACATGAAAGTTGATCAGTCGCTCTTCGAATGGCTGAATGTATTGGTCGGGAAGAATCTTGATTCCGGTTTCAGACAAGCCTTTAACGCCGTTACCTTTGTGGACGACGAAGTTGGTGACTTGGTCTCGGGTTGAGAATTGTGTTTGATGCATTGTGATTTTGTATAGAAAgagagttttttaaaaagtaaattttctTTGAGATAGCCAAGGCTGAAAACTTAGACAAGTCCGTTTTGTTTTTGCCTTTTGGTTTTTCAATTGGTAAAACTTGTTGTGTTAGAGTCAGAGGCTAAATAGAATTTATGATATATGAATACATACAAATATTGCAGAAGATGAAGAGGGACATCATGACAACAACTCCTTAGGAGGCTCTACCCATGTTTTTCGAATCTACATGTATCTTGTTTTCTCGAAATGATGATAGATATGGTTGCACAAATtcagaataagaaaaaaaagagtggtATAGATCATTTGAATATCACTTAAGGCCGAGTGTATATATCTATAGAACTCTACATATTTAGCATAAAACAAAGAGTGTTACTGGCAATATTCtaataaaacaaagatagatAGCCACATAACATAGAGTCCTGCCGTGTgcaaatttgaaatatatgttAAAGTTGATAGATAATGGGTGATGGCATAAATAGAGAGATCGGTTTATCATATAACATGTACTTACTTACATGCCTACATGTCGCTTATAAGATGGTGAACGAGTCAAGAAAAACTCGGCACTTCAACTATTTAGTAGTTACTTAAATCCTACTAATAGTGTGAATtagaataagaaaaaagattgaaattttttacCTTGAACAACCAAATATACAAGTGTGGGTACTACACAACCTGGTATCAAAACATTCACCAAACAGAGTGTACTTGCAACCTTCAAAATATCAGTAATTGTCTCAATATAAAGCAAAATGTTACTAATCTCCGATTCAATCATGGATAGACAAACGAGTACACATATGGTTTCTCAAAAACATAAACAGATATAGCAAATGAGTGTagttgagtaaaccaaaaggAATGATTTTTCGACTTACCCATGATTTGAATTAGACTCTTTTCGTCTTTCTCAACACAAAATAATGATCAAAGTTGTCTAATTTTGGTTAAAACCCTTTCAAATTATCAAGAAGCtgtgattgaagaagaagaagaagaactgaaaaCAAACCCCTGAACCAAATCTATGAAATCTAATTTGCAAATGTAATCCCTATATTTTCCATTTCATTGATTTAGAGTCACATAGTTTcctaaaaacaacaattttccAAATTCCCTTCAAGAACGACATCGTTTCAACaacttttgtcttcttcaacctagttttaaatttttggcGGAGGAGGAGGGTGACGACGATAGGACTAGGAGGGTTGTTAATGGGAATTGTAAGATCATTCAGAAGGAAGAGAGCTTCTTCACTTGATATACTCGAGAGCTCCTCGAGACTTCTACAAGGGGCAAAAACTGCAAACCCCATGATGGTTTCCACACCAGAAAAGGTTCCAACTTTGTACTAGTCTTTTTATATCTCTGGTGTTTTGAAAGAGGAGGTCTCACTCACTGTGTAACTTAGAACAGTTGGTTTGAAATTAGAtataggaaaatatatatttaacctAAGGCAGGGCTATTTATGATCACCTTAAGTTTAGGAATATACATGGCTTAAGTTAAGAGACCAGATTCTTTTGGTGGAAAGCTAACAACTTTAACTCAATAGATGATCATTAATAATTGAATGTTGTTTACTTGGTGTTAATCACCAAGTTGTTTTGAATTAGATCTTTTATATGCAACTTTAGCTAAGCTGTTATCAACTAAGTTTCAGTATTTTTACATTGCTGGCTTTAGATACTAGATTCTTTAGGTGGAAAGCTAACTGCAACTTTGGATCAtcatttgaatttgtttctagACTTAAGTACCTGAAATTGGTGGGAATGCTTACATAATTACATTAAGCTTGTTGTTGTGTGATTCGGCTGCTCTGCTAATGAATATCTATTTGGTTACAGCTGAAACCATATGTATCTCAGAGTGTCGTATACAAGTGAACACAAACGAGTCAACCGAAGCTTCCAAGTAACCATCAGGAGATAGAGGTCAAGGGGAGTGGGAAGCTGCTGCAGACGTAATGGAAGGGAACGAACCATCTGGCATAATAGCAGTATAAAGAGAGTAGTCAGCAGAAGTTGTATATGTTAttgttactattaaaagattaataaacataaGTTGATGATCACTATGAATCAGTACTGAAACAGAGTTGAAAACAGAGGAGGTTGTTAGATACTTGTCATGATGCGTTATGCAAAATCCCATGTAAACATGTATTAAAACTTCATTAGGCATCACAGTTTTTAGCAAGAAAGAAGTAGACAATGTGTATATTTGGAAACTAATAGACAAGATTGGTTGAATTAagatataacaacaacaacaacaagacataAAATTGTTATAGCTACCAAATAAAAGAGATGTTTCTAAACAAAAAGTACATAAAGGTTTTTTGCAAATTAATACATGTTGTGTTCATTCTTCAACTAAGATTCTTGAAGTAACGCTTCCTGATTGTTGAGATTTGATGCAGAGACTGGGATCTAAGAGAGATTATTGTCTCCATGGTTATACACAAATAGCGAGAACTGCTGGCTAGGGTTCAAAGATTCTGATCATAACCATAAACTTCATGCTGCATCAACCCAGAGTTACCCATACTAGACATGTTCTGATCACAACCATAAAACTGCTTCTGCATCAACTGATTCAGCCCATAGTTATTCACAGATTCTTGTACTGCTTCTGTGTTTGAGACGCTGCTGCTAATGCTATTGATGTTAGCCATACTAGACATGTTCTGATCATAGCCATAAAACTCCTTCTGCATCCCAAAGTTGTTTACAGATTCTTGTACCCCTGAGTAATGTTCTGTTTCTGAGACGCAAGGATGTTGAAAACTGTTGTTGGTGATGTCACTCATGCATATGTTCTGATCATAATCAGAGAGCTCCTGCTTCATTAACTCATTCTTCAACTGAGATTCTTGAAGTAGCGCTGAGAGATCCTGACTGAGATTTGATGCAGAGACTGGGATCTGAGAGAAAGTATTGTCTCCATGGTTATACACCAGTAGCGAGAACTGCTGGCTAGGGTTCAAAGACTGGGTCTGATGATTCTGAGAGGATGATGAAGCTAAATTCTGATCGAGTAGTTTGCGTTTGTCGTGCGACTCAAGAAGAAATCGAAGCCTTTGTTGGGACGTAGAGAGATTGAGTTCCAAGGACTGAATCAATTGGGAGATTTGGTCGGGAGAGTAGTGATCAGAGATTGGATACTTCAATACATCcacattcttcttctccggaCTCGGACTCGTCTTCATCCTCTTGTTCGGATTCTCCTCAAGGAACTCAGAAAGATGTGTGCGTTTTTTGCTTNTGCTTCTCAAGGTTTCGTCTAGCCGACTGTACCTCATAGCCATGTTTCTCACCTTCTCTTTCTCGTTTGGAAACGTTTTTAGGTCTCCTTCAGGTCCGTAGTAGATAACGCACACATCAATTTGACACAAGACAGAGAGTTGTTCTGCTTTCCTAAAGATTGTTAGGAGTCTATTGCTCAAACTCGTTGAAGTTAGGgagtaagaagaagacgaagaagacgaagagggtCGCATGGTGATTCTTGGGCGTtgtgaaaaagagaaaaaagaaagatgatgaagaaatatGAAAGGTGAAATATTTATAGAGAGCTAGGGTTAGAAAGATGCGTTTTAGATTTTTCACTCTCTCGctcattgagaaaaaggaaattttacttttttggttttctttcacGCTCCCTTCATTAATGAGATTAGAGATTTTCATATCTTCCATATCTTCCATATCTTGCATAGATTGCGTAATTAATAATTTAGCCGTTGgttttgattacaaaaaaaaaaggtaaatatttACTTGAAAAAAATCTCATGTATTCCGATTAAAACAATGAGATGTTGATCTTGAtctttgcatatatatatgcctTTGATGCACAAGCCACCACTTCTTCTTACTAGATtaacaacaagtcaacaacacaTTGGTCAAGCTCACTTTAGGAACAGAACTTTGTCTTGGTAAGTCTCCTTTGAGGGAGGTTTTGTCTTCCCCTGCTTAAGAGTCTCTTCTTCCACACAGTTTGATTTTCAAATTGTTGTCTGTGTGATGTGATGCTTGAGGGGTTGCCCTGAGCTCGAAGAATTATACATACATCACATTTACATTAGAGATAGAGATTGTGAATTCGACGATCTTTCAGCACTTCACTTTATTGGTTTCTAgcttttctttgtattttttgttttatttcccTCTAACTCTGTGTTTTTGTCTTtatcaaaaagattaaaattctCTGTAACTAAGATTCAATTTATGATGGTGTTTCCTCTGTTTCGTGAACAGCTTCATTACAAAACATGTGAAAGAAAGAGTAGTTTTGGCGACTTTTGTTCAAAGCATCTTTGATCActgtaaaaaagaagaagaagaaaaaaaggtgaTATAGCATGGTTCTGTGCCATGAAATCTCTTATACCTTGAAAATTAAATCTCAAccaagaaattgttttttttcgaGTTATCTAAAAGAATGCACATCAAACATCATCAAAAAACAGATGACGAACATCAAAACATTCCGGTTAAAACAATGGAGGGTGTAGCAAaggaaaaatacttaggttcacccctaggggtgaacctgcTTGTTCACCccctcttctctcagccaatcagaatcttccatctaatattttatttaaaaataaatcaaaattaaattaaaaagcaaaacaaattaaggaaacaaattctgtatacttttaattaaggaaagttaaatattggcttgatttagatttttaaaattagaacaaaattatatgtcggtttgggtttacaaataaaatgattagggtttagattttacaattaaaatgaaattatatgtcggtttgggtttacaaatgaggtggttagagtttagattttataattagaacgaaattatatatgtcagtttgggttcacaaatgagatggttagggtttagattttacaagtataacgaaattatatgtcggtttgggttcacaaatgagatgttagggtttagattttacaattagaacgaaattagatgttggtttgggttcacaaatgagatggttagggtttagattttacaagtagaacgaaattatatgtcggtttggattcacaaatgaaatggttagggtttaaattttacaagtagaacgaaattatatgtcggtttaggtttattaaagagcggtttaagtttttaattttataataaaatatacagattttattttcttatttaataagGGGCTGAATGAATAGATTcaccctaggggtgaacccaagtattgttcgtAGCAAAGTATCCAAACAACTCATTCATCATCTTTCGTTTTGGTACAATGGcacttttataaaaaagaaatgaactGTAAGGGGACATGTTTCT encodes the following:
- the LOC104760033 gene encoding agamous-like MADS-box protein AGL75 — protein: MKGAITMRPSSSSSSSSYSLTSTSLSNRLLTIFRKAEQLSVLCQIDVCVIYYGPEGDLKTFPNEKEKVRNMAMRYSRLDETLRSXSKKRTHLSEFLEENPNKRMKTSPSPEKKNVDVLKYPISDHYSPDQISQLIQSLELNLSTSQQRLRFLLESHDKRKLLDQNLASSSSQNHQTQSLNPSQQFSLLVYNHGDNTFSQIPVSASNLSQDLSALLQESQLKNELMKQELSDYDQNICMSDITNNSFQHPCVSETEHYSGVQESVNNFGMQKEFYGYDQNMSSMANINSISSSVSNTEAVQESVNNYGLNQLMQKQFYGCDQNMSSMGNSGLMQHEVYGYDQNL